Proteins from a single region of Candidatus Stygibacter australis:
- a CDS encoding helicase C-terminal domain-containing protein, translating to VIISTNTKNLQEQIFTKDLPLLKKCLKIPFEAVLLKGRGNYICEKKWQEVMNTWQRAAAAWEIRDLMKLIIWKKFTQTGDIVENNSFNPGKMSSTWKKVVADRHFCRGRRCSSAGSCHFMQKRVLADNANIVVINHHLLLADAVSENSVLGEYERLIIDEAHNLPNTAHTELGFSLGWPDFNGFFMQLFHIRKDYQSGELISLKRDLQSSNLDNSTKDTVINIIESLINIINECQEVFTSFFWEMGETVKTCTKYGKLSYFKDPDEYKNARLNKLPDFSFIDQVPDLMNCLTAIMKSVKTLSMNLGGIDGSRLNNYDQHLESTERIQQRISDFQENLEAILQPDYDASAYWFSILNVADSEYPAGVINVVPLDISSQMSEYFYDNKESIIFTSATLAIRGIFKYYERRMGLPLTENDKVRLEIVDSPFDYNQQSVVLNTVYLPLYSDPYFFMQSMDLIAQASQRVPGGTLVLFTSYQDMDNAYKKLAEILPADIALMIQSRTSSRTSLLKQFSDDGKGILLGTSSFWEGVDVPGEALSQIIIYKLPFPSPGDPIVEAYTKKLARDQKPPFEYYTLPEALLKYRQGYGRLIRSTKDTGVIIVLDNRIARKHDRYGKYFMQVIPAQTIFVRSPEETISRVSNWFTQQKLHH from the coding sequence GGGTGATCATATCAACAAATACCAAAAACCTTCAGGAGCAGATATTCACAAAGGATCTGCCTTTACTTAAAAAATGCCTGAAAATCCCCTTTGAAGCAGTACTTTTGAAAGGAAGAGGTAATTATATCTGTGAGAAGAAATGGCAGGAGGTTATGAATACCTGGCAAAGAGCTGCTGCTGCCTGGGAAATTCGCGATCTGATGAAATTGATAATCTGGAAAAAATTCACCCAAACTGGCGATATTGTAGAAAATAATTCCTTCAATCCGGGCAAGATGAGTTCCACCTGGAAAAAGGTGGTAGCGGATCGTCATTTCTGCCGTGGCAGACGCTGCAGTTCTGCAGGATCATGTCATTTTATGCAGAAACGCGTACTGGCTGATAATGCCAATATTGTGGTTATCAATCATCATTTGCTGCTTGCTGATGCCGTGTCAGAAAATTCCGTGCTGGGAGAATATGAAAGACTCATCATTGATGAAGCTCATAATCTGCCGAACACTGCCCACACCGAGCTGGGATTTAGTCTTGGCTGGCCGGATTTTAATGGCTTTTTTATGCAGCTTTTCCATATCCGCAAAGATTATCAAAGTGGGGAACTGATCTCATTGAAAAGAGACCTGCAATCCAGCAATCTGGATAATTCCACCAAAGACACGGTAATCAATATAATTGAAAGCCTGATAAATATCATTAATGAATGTCAGGAAGTATTTACATCCTTTTTCTGGGAGATGGGTGAAACGGTTAAAACATGCACAAAATATGGCAAATTAAGTTACTTCAAAGACCCTGATGAATATAAGAATGCCAGATTAAATAAACTGCCCGACTTCAGCTTCATTGATCAGGTTCCAGATCTGATGAATTGCCTTACTGCGATCATGAAATCAGTAAAAACCCTGAGCATGAACCTGGGCGGAATAGATGGCAGCAGGTTGAATAATTATGATCAGCATCTGGAAAGCACTGAGCGCATACAACAGCGGATATCTGATTTCCAGGAAAATCTGGAAGCAATCCTTCAGCCAGATTATGATGCTAGTGCCTACTGGTTCTCTATTTTAAATGTGGCAGATTCTGAATATCCTGCCGGAGTAATAAATGTTGTTCCTTTGGATATCTCCTCTCAGATGAGTGAATATTTTTATGATAATAAAGAATCAATTATATTTACTTCAGCCACTTTAGCCATCCGGGGGATATTTAAATATTATGAGCGTCGCATGGGTCTGCCCCTTACTGAGAATGATAAGGTTCGTCTGGAGATAGTGGACTCACCTTTTGATTATAATCAACAATCCGTAGTATTGAACACTGTATATCTGCCCTTATATTCTGATCCTTACTTCTTTATGCAGTCAATGGATTTGATCGCTCAGGCAAGCCAGAGAGTTCCCGGAGGTACTCTTGTGCTTTTCACTTCTTATCAGGATATGGATAATGCCTATAAAAAGCTGGCAGAAATTTTACCTGCTGATATTGCCCTTATGATCCAGTCACGCACAAGTTCACGCACTTCACTGCTTAAGCAGTTCAGTGATGATGGCAAAGGTATATTACTTGGAACAAGCTCATTTTGGGAAGGTGTAGATGTTCCCGGAGAAGCGCTTTCTCAGATAATAATCTATAAGCTGCCCTTCCCCTCTCCAGGTGACCCGATAGTGGAAGCATATACCAAGAAATTAGCTCGCGATCAAAAGCCACCCTTTGAATATTACACCCTGCCGGAAGCTCTGCTTAAATACAGACAGGGCTATGGCAGACTGATCAGATCAACTAAAGATACTGGGGTTATCATCGTGCTGGATAACCGGATTGCCAGAAAGCATGATCGCTATGGTAAATATTTCATGCAGGTGATCCCCGCTCAAACAATTTTTGTCCGCAGCCCGGAAGAAACGATATCACGGGTTTCAAACTGGTTTACCCAGCAGAAACTGCACCATTAG